The following are encoded in a window of Solidesulfovibrio magneticus RS-1 genomic DNA:
- a CDS encoding radical SAM protein — protein sequence MRDGKKERATEPLRHVFGPVGSGRLGVSLGLDLLGARICSFDCLYCEAGVTEALTTARKPYVPARRLLDELAAWKAAGHAPPDVVTLGGLGEPCLNSELGAVIAGAKELFPDLPVAVLTNSSLMADPDVRLELAQADIVLPSMDTLVPAEYHRLNRPHAAVGLTAIRQGLLDFRAAYDGKIFLEVLLLAGINDSVENSELLQGFCRELAPDRVDVVTLSRPGAHPGCQAASAEALARFRAALGGFAQDAAAPRRAEGHGPAALAGPQLEALAGRIAASVARRPQTEAGLAAGLDVPAAHVRLALAALVRAKAVRERREGDAVFYSGLAG from the coding sequence GTGCGAGACGGCAAAAAGGAGCGCGCCACGGAACCTTTACGGCATGTTTTTGGCCCGGTCGGCTCAGGGAGGCTCGGCGTTTCGCTGGGCCTGGATCTGCTTGGCGCGCGCATTTGCTCGTTTGATTGCCTCTACTGCGAGGCCGGCGTCACCGAGGCCCTGACCACCGCGCGCAAGCCCTATGTTCCGGCCCGCCGCCTGCTGGACGAACTGGCCGCCTGGAAGGCGGCCGGCCATGCCCCGCCCGATGTCGTGACCCTGGGCGGGCTTGGCGAACCGTGTCTGAACAGCGAACTCGGGGCCGTCATTGCCGGGGCCAAGGAATTGTTTCCGGACTTGCCCGTGGCCGTGCTGACCAATTCGAGCCTGATGGCCGATCCAGACGTGCGTCTTGAACTCGCCCAGGCCGATATCGTGCTGCCGTCCATGGACACGCTGGTCCCGGCCGAGTACCATCGCCTGAACCGTCCCCACGCCGCCGTGGGCCTTACGGCCATCCGTCAGGGCCTGCTCGATTTTCGAGCCGCCTACGACGGCAAGATCTTTCTCGAAGTGCTGCTTTTGGCCGGGATAAACGATTCGGTTGAAAACAGCGAGCTTTTGCAGGGCTTTTGCCGGGAACTCGCGCCGGACCGGGTGGATGTGGTCACCCTGTCGCGCCCCGGAGCCCATCCGGGCTGCCAGGCCGCTTCGGCCGAGGCCCTGGCCCGGTTTAGGGCCGCCCTGGGCGGCTTCGCCCAGGATGCCGCCGCGCCGCGTCGGGCCGAGGGCCATGGCCCCGCCGCCCTGGCCGGGCCGCAGCTCGAAGCCCTGGCCGGGCGCATCGCCGCCTCGGTGGCCAGACGCCCCCAGACCGAGGCCGGTCTGGCCGCGGGTCTTGACGTGCCCGCCGCCCATGTCCGGCTGGCCCTGGCCGCCCTTGTCCGGGCCAAGGCCGTGCGCGAGCGGCGCGAAGGCGACGCGGTTTTTTATTCCGGCCTGGCCGGATAA
- a CDS encoding Rne/Rng family ribonuclease, with translation MSRGKKRKQKMFISVLPGEQVEVAVAEDGQLLEYYVEMVHQAKTRGHIYKGKIHNIDPALQAAFINYGAERNGFLQIDEVHPEYYQIVQAGGDRRPKYPPIQKALKKNQELLVQVVKEPTGHKGAFLTTYLSLPGRYFVLTPGREQRGVSRKIEDEAERKRLKEVISGLKLDEGLGLIVRTAALSQSKTSLERDLSYLKRLWKEVRQRGTTAETPSLIYQELDLSSRAVRDYLTDDVGEIWVDEPETAKRVSEMATLVYPRRPGIVKQHPDVDVPLWDRFNLRKQIEQLYGREVTLPSGGVLVFDHAEALTAVDINSGKIGGESNFREMALKTNIEASEEVARQLRLRDIGGQVVIDFIEMKDRKHVAEVEKTLRAAFKNDRARTDVGRISRFGLLEIVRQRLGSSALSITSEPCPCCNGSGQRRNHEWQALTVLKDIYRQLRKDSSQETVTAKVSEELSRYLLNHKRARLSAMEEEFKKKIVINAL, from the coding sequence ATGAGCAGAGGGAAGAAACGCAAGCAGAAAATGTTCATCAGCGTGCTGCCCGGCGAACAGGTCGAGGTGGCCGTGGCCGAGGACGGTCAGCTGCTGGAATATTACGTCGAGATGGTCCATCAGGCCAAAACGCGGGGCCACATCTACAAAGGCAAGATCCACAACATCGATCCCGCCTTGCAGGCCGCGTTCATCAATTACGGGGCCGAGCGCAACGGCTTTTTGCAGATCGACGAGGTACACCCCGAGTACTACCAGATCGTGCAGGCCGGCGGCGACCGCCGTCCCAAGTATCCGCCCATCCAGAAGGCGCTGAAAAAAAATCAGGAGCTCCTTGTCCAGGTCGTCAAGGAACCCACGGGCCACAAGGGGGCGTTTCTCACCACCTATCTGTCCCTGCCGGGCCGCTATTTCGTGCTGACCCCGGGCCGGGAGCAGCGGGGCGTGTCGCGCAAGATCGAGGACGAGGCCGAACGCAAGCGCCTCAAGGAAGTCATTTCCGGCCTCAAGCTCGACGAGGGCCTGGGCCTTATTGTCCGCACCGCCGCCTTGTCCCAGTCCAAGACGTCGCTGGAGCGCGATCTTTCGTATCTCAAGCGCCTGTGGAAGGAAGTGCGCCAACGCGGCACCACGGCCGAGACGCCAAGCCTCATTTATCAGGAACTCGACCTGTCCTCCCGGGCCGTGCGCGATTACCTGACCGACGACGTGGGCGAAATCTGGGTGGACGAACCCGAGACGGCCAAGCGCGTGTCGGAAATGGCCACCCTGGTCTATCCGCGCCGTCCGGGCATCGTCAAACAGCATCCCGACGTGGACGTGCCCTTGTGGGACCGCTTCAACCTGCGCAAGCAGATCGAGCAGCTCTATGGCCGCGAGGTCACCTTGCCCAGCGGCGGCGTGCTGGTCTTTGACCACGCCGAGGCGCTCACCGCCGTGGACATCAACTCCGGCAAGATCGGCGGCGAATCGAATTTCCGCGAGATGGCGCTCAAGACCAACATCGAGGCCTCCGAGGAAGTGGCGCGTCAGTTGCGGCTGCGCGACATCGGCGGCCAGGTGGTCATCGATTTCATTGAGATGAAGGACCGAAAGCACGTGGCCGAGGTGGAAAAGACCCTGCGCGCCGCCTTTAAAAACGACCGCGCCCGTACCGACGTCGGCCGCATTTCGCGCTTTGGCCTGCTCGAAATCGTGCGCCAGCGCCTGGGATCCTCAGCCCTGTCCATCACTTCCGAGCCCTGCCCGTGCTGCAACGGCTCGGGCCAGCGGCGCAACCACGAGTGGCAGGCGCTGACGGTGCTGAAAGACATCTACCGCCAGCTGCGCAAGGATTCGAGCCAGGAGACGGTGACGGCCAAGGTCTCCGAGGAACTGTCCCGCTATCTCCTCAACCATAAGCGCGCCCGACTCTCGGCCATGGAAGAGGAGTTCAAGAAAAAGATCGTCATAAACGCCCTGTGA
- a CDS encoding epoxyqueuosine reductase QueH: MAGRVLLHICCGPCAIAPLARLTEAGLEVVGLFANDNIQPAAEWLRRRDGAAQVAARFGVGLRVDAYDPLPHMRRSLADPAGRCRPCWEERLARAAVVAREQGCDAFTSSLLYSRYQDHAAIAALGRAAGEAAGVAFHYADYRTHWDEGVALSKDWGVYRQPYCGCVLSELDRYAKKLRRPPVIDG, from the coding sequence ATGGCCGGCCGGGTCCTGCTCCATATCTGTTGCGGCCCGTGCGCCATCGCGCCGCTAGCGCGTCTGACCGAGGCCGGCCTGGAGGTTGTCGGGCTTTTCGCCAACGACAACATCCAGCCGGCTGCCGAATGGCTGCGCCGCCGCGACGGCGCGGCCCAGGTCGCGGCCCGGTTCGGCGTTGGCCTGCGCGTTGACGCCTACGATCCCCTGCCTCACATGCGCCGCTCCCTGGCTGATCCGGCCGGGCGCTGTCGTCCTTGCTGGGAAGAACGCCTGGCCCGGGCGGCCGTTGTTGCCCGTGAGCAAGGCTGCGACGCCTTCACCAGTTCGCTGTTGTACAGCCGCTACCAGGATCACGCCGCCATCGCCGCCCTGGGGCGGGCAGCCGGCGAGGCGGCCGGCGTGGCCTTTCATTACGCCGACTACCGCACCCACTGGGACGAGGGCGTGGCCCTGTCCAAGGACTGGGGCGTCTATCGCCAGCCGTACTGCGGCTGCGTGCTCAGCGAACTCGACCGCTACGCCAAGAAGCTGCGCCGTCCGCCGGTCATCGACGGTTAA
- the cbiB gene encoding adenosylcobinamide-phosphate synthase CbiB: MHHALLLAVAAGLDLIFGDPRQLPHPVRAIGWCYARLDALADRLGQRSRLFGALSVVAVAGGSALIVAVAGALPVVGTVLAVYFAYAGLALGSLLAEGRRAARFLIAGDTEAARMAVGGLVSRDVAGLDAPELWRALAESVAENANDGFVAPFFWLAITGPAGLWAYKAVSTADSMWGYRTPRHERLGWFGARADDVLAWLPARLTVAALWLAARLMGAGRSVRLGDIARDAATSGSPNAGWPMAAAAWLCGGSMGGQTRYHGVLVDKPRLGPSDRPWDAARYELLSAMVLFAGCIVAVGTVALCSIGVWSFV; encoded by the coding sequence ATGCACCACGCCTTGCTTTTGGCCGTAGCCGCTGGCTTGGACCTGATTTTCGGCGATCCTCGCCAACTGCCGCATCCGGTACGGGCCATCGGCTGGTGCTACGCCCGACTGGACGCCCTGGCCGACCGGCTTGGCCAGCGCAGCCGGCTTTTCGGCGCGCTGTCTGTGGTCGCCGTGGCCGGCGGCAGCGCCTTGATTGTGGCGGTGGCTGGCGCGCTGCCCGTCGTGGGCACGGTGTTGGCCGTCTATTTCGCCTATGCCGGCTTGGCCCTGGGCAGCCTTTTGGCCGAAGGACGACGGGCGGCACGCTTCTTGATTGCCGGGGATACGGAAGCTGCCCGCATGGCCGTTGGCGGGCTGGTCAGCCGCGACGTGGCCGGCCTGGACGCCCCGGAGTTGTGGCGAGCTCTGGCCGAGTCCGTGGCGGAGAACGCCAACGACGGATTTGTGGCCCCCTTTTTCTGGCTGGCCATCACCGGTCCGGCCGGACTGTGGGCCTACAAGGCGGTGTCCACGGCCGACTCCATGTGGGGCTACCGCACCCCGCGCCACGAGCGGCTCGGCTGGTTCGGGGCCCGGGCCGACGACGTCCTGGCCTGGCTGCCGGCCCGGCTGACCGTGGCCGCCCTGTGGCTGGCGGCGCGGCTCATGGGCGCGGGGAGGAGCGTTCGCCTGGGCGACATCGCCAGGGACGCGGCCACAAGCGGCAGCCCCAACGCCGGCTGGCCCATGGCTGCTGCGGCCTGGCTATGCGGCGGCAGCATGGGCGGCCAGACGCGCTACCATGGAGTGCTGGTCGATAAGCCACGGCTGGGGCCATCGGACCGTCCTTGGGATGCGGCCCGTTACGAATTGCTGAGCGCCATGGTATTGTTTGCGGGGTGTATTGTTGCAGTGGGAACAGTTGCCTTGTGTAGCATAGGGGTGTGGTCTTTTGTGTGA
- a CDS encoding cold shock domain-containing protein: MAFEGTVKWFSDKKGYGFIMREGEDDVFVHYSSIEGDGFRTLREGEQVTFEILQGERGPKASNVVRPA, encoded by the coding sequence ATGGCTTTTGAAGGTACCGTCAAGTGGTTTAGTGACAAAAAAGGCTATGGATTCATCATGCGCGAAGGCGAAGATGATGTCTTTGTCCATTACTCTTCCATTGAAGGGGATGGCTTCCGCACGCTTCGCGAAGGTGAGCAAGTAACGTTTGAGATTCTTCAGGGCGAACGTGGCCCCAAAGCCTCTAACGTGGTGCGTCCCGCCTAG